A stretch of Equus przewalskii isolate Varuska chromosome 11, EquPr2, whole genome shotgun sequence DNA encodes these proteins:
- the SYT12 gene encoding synaptotagmin-12 isoform X1 encodes MAVDVAEYHLSDGRKEAQRGKGTVIIKSPPDWEVGVYAAGALALLGIAAVSLWKLWTSGSFPSPSPFPNYDYRYLQQKYGETYAEARQKRVPAWNAQRATTRGPPSRKGSLSIEDTFESISELGPLELMGRELDLAPYGPLRKSQSADSLNSISSVSNTFGQDFTLGQVEVSMDYDAASHTLHVAVLQGKDLLEREEGSFESCFMRVSLLPDEQIVGISRIQRNAYSIFFDEKFSLPLDPAALEEKSLRFSVFGIDEDERNVSTGLVELKLSVLDLPLQPFSGWLCLQDQNKAADAVGEILLSLSYLPTAERLTVVVVKAKNLIWTNEKTTADPFVKVYLLQDGRKMSKKKTAVKRDDPNPVFNEAMIFSVPAIVLQDLSLRVTVAESSSDGRGDNVGHVIIGPSASGMGTTHWNQMLATLRRPVSMWHPVRRN; translated from the exons ATGGCCGTGGACGTGGCAGAATACCACCTGAGCG ATGGGAGAAAGGAGGCTCAGCGAGGGAAAGGGACCGTGA TCATCAAGAGCCCCCCTGACTGGGAGGTTGGTGTCTACGCTGCGGGGGCCCTGGCGCTGCTGGGAATCGCAGCTGTGAGCCTGTGGAAGCTCTGGACGTCGGGGagcttccccagcccctccccattcCCAAACTACGACTACCGGTACCTTCAGCAGAAGTATGGCGAGACCTACGCAGAGGCCAGGCAGAAG AGAGTGCCTGCCTGGAATGCCCAGCGGGCCACCACTCGAGGACCACCCAGTCGCAAAGGCAGCCTCAGCATCGAGGACACCTTTGAGAGCATCAGCGAGCTGGGGCCCCTGGAGCTGATGGGCCGTGAGCTGGACCTGGCCCCCTACGGGCCCCTCCGGAAGTCCCAGTCGGCTGACTCCCTGAACTCCATCTCCTCCGTGAGCAACACCTTTGGGCAGGACTTCACGCTGGGCCAGGTGGAGGTGAGCATGGACTACGATGCCGCCTCCCACACTCTCCACGTGGCCGTGCTGCAGGGCAAGGACCTCCTGGAACGGGAGGAAGGCAGCTTCGAGTCCTGCTTCATGCGTGTCAGCCTGCTGCCCGACGAGCAGATCGTGGGCATTTCCCGG ATCCAGAGGAACGCCTACTCCATCTTCTTCGACGAGAAATTCTCCCTCCCCCTGGACCCTGCAGCCCTGGAGGAGAAAAGCCTGAGGTTTTCTGTGTTTGGTATCGATGAGGACGAGCGGAATGTCAGCACGGGGCTGGTGGAGCTGAAGCTCTCTGTACTTGACCTCCCACTGCAGCCCTTCAGTGGCTGGCTTTGCTTACAGGACCAGAACAAG GCCGCTGACGCTGTGGGCGAGATCCTGCTCTCCCTTAGCTACCTCCCTACGGCCGAGCGCCTCACCGTGGTCGTGGTGAAAGCCAAGAATCTCATCTGGACCAACGAGAAGACCACAGCGG ACCCCTTCGTCAAGGTGTACCTGCTGCAGGATGGGAGGAAGATGAGCAAAAAGAAGACAGCTGTGAAGAGGGATGACCCCAACCCAGTGTTCAACGAAGCCATGATCTTCTCGGTGCCAGCCATTGTGCTCCAG GACCTGTCTCTCCGTGTGACAGTGGCTGAGAGCAGCAGCGATGGCCGTGGGGACAACGTTGGCCATGTCATCATCGGGCCGTCAGCCAGCGGCATGGGTACTACGCATTGGAACCAGATGTTGGCCACGCTGCGCAGGCCCGTGTCTATGTGGCACCCCGTCCGGCGAAACTAG
- the SYT12 gene encoding synaptotagmin-12 isoform X3 encodes MGRELDLAPYGPLRKSQSADSLNSISSVSNTFGQDFTLGQVEVSMDYDAASHTLHVAVLQGKDLLEREEGSFESCFMRVSLLPDEQIVGISRIQRNAYSIFFDEKFSLPLDPAALEEKSLRFSVFGIDEDERNVSTGLVELKLSVLDLPLQPFSGWLCLQDQNKAADAVGEILLSLSYLPTAERLTVVVVKAKNLIWTNEKTTADPFVKVYLLQDGRKMSKKKTAVKRDDPNPVFNEAMIFSVPAIVLQDLSLRVTVAESSSDGRGDNVGHVIIGPSASGMGTTHWNQMLATLRRPVSMWHPVRRN; translated from the exons ATGGGCCGTGAGCTGGACCTGGCCCCCTACGGGCCCCTCCGGAAGTCCCAGTCGGCTGACTCCCTGAACTCCATCTCCTCCGTGAGCAACACCTTTGGGCAGGACTTCACGCTGGGCCAGGTGGAGGTGAGCATGGACTACGATGCCGCCTCCCACACTCTCCACGTGGCCGTGCTGCAGGGCAAGGACCTCCTGGAACGGGAGGAAGGCAGCTTCGAGTCCTGCTTCATGCGTGTCAGCCTGCTGCCCGACGAGCAGATCGTGGGCATTTCCCGG ATCCAGAGGAACGCCTACTCCATCTTCTTCGACGAGAAATTCTCCCTCCCCCTGGACCCTGCAGCCCTGGAGGAGAAAAGCCTGAGGTTTTCTGTGTTTGGTATCGATGAGGACGAGCGGAATGTCAGCACGGGGCTGGTGGAGCTGAAGCTCTCTGTACTTGACCTCCCACTGCAGCCCTTCAGTGGCTGGCTTTGCTTACAGGACCAGAACAAG GCCGCTGACGCTGTGGGCGAGATCCTGCTCTCCCTTAGCTACCTCCCTACGGCCGAGCGCCTCACCGTGGTCGTGGTGAAAGCCAAGAATCTCATCTGGACCAACGAGAAGACCACAGCGG ACCCCTTCGTCAAGGTGTACCTGCTGCAGGATGGGAGGAAGATGAGCAAAAAGAAGACAGCTGTGAAGAGGGATGACCCCAACCCAGTGTTCAACGAAGCCATGATCTTCTCGGTGCCAGCCATTGTGCTCCAG GACCTGTCTCTCCGTGTGACAGTGGCTGAGAGCAGCAGCGATGGCCGTGGGGACAACGTTGGCCATGTCATCATCGGGCCGTCAGCCAGCGGCATGGGTACTACGCATTGGAACCAGATGTTGGCCACGCTGCGCAGGCCCGTGTCTATGTGGCACCCCGTCCGGCGAAACTAG
- the SYT12 gene encoding synaptotagmin-12 isoform X2 — MAVDVAEYHLSVIKSPPDWEVGVYAAGALALLGIAAVSLWKLWTSGSFPSPSPFPNYDYRYLQQKYGETYAEARQKRVPAWNAQRATTRGPPSRKGSLSIEDTFESISELGPLELMGRELDLAPYGPLRKSQSADSLNSISSVSNTFGQDFTLGQVEVSMDYDAASHTLHVAVLQGKDLLEREEGSFESCFMRVSLLPDEQIVGISRIQRNAYSIFFDEKFSLPLDPAALEEKSLRFSVFGIDEDERNVSTGLVELKLSVLDLPLQPFSGWLCLQDQNKAADAVGEILLSLSYLPTAERLTVVVVKAKNLIWTNEKTTADPFVKVYLLQDGRKMSKKKTAVKRDDPNPVFNEAMIFSVPAIVLQDLSLRVTVAESSSDGRGDNVGHVIIGPSASGMGTTHWNQMLATLRRPVSMWHPVRRN; from the exons ATGGCCGTGGACGTGGCAGAATACCACCTGAGCG TCATCAAGAGCCCCCCTGACTGGGAGGTTGGTGTCTACGCTGCGGGGGCCCTGGCGCTGCTGGGAATCGCAGCTGTGAGCCTGTGGAAGCTCTGGACGTCGGGGagcttccccagcccctccccattcCCAAACTACGACTACCGGTACCTTCAGCAGAAGTATGGCGAGACCTACGCAGAGGCCAGGCAGAAG AGAGTGCCTGCCTGGAATGCCCAGCGGGCCACCACTCGAGGACCACCCAGTCGCAAAGGCAGCCTCAGCATCGAGGACACCTTTGAGAGCATCAGCGAGCTGGGGCCCCTGGAGCTGATGGGCCGTGAGCTGGACCTGGCCCCCTACGGGCCCCTCCGGAAGTCCCAGTCGGCTGACTCCCTGAACTCCATCTCCTCCGTGAGCAACACCTTTGGGCAGGACTTCACGCTGGGCCAGGTGGAGGTGAGCATGGACTACGATGCCGCCTCCCACACTCTCCACGTGGCCGTGCTGCAGGGCAAGGACCTCCTGGAACGGGAGGAAGGCAGCTTCGAGTCCTGCTTCATGCGTGTCAGCCTGCTGCCCGACGAGCAGATCGTGGGCATTTCCCGG ATCCAGAGGAACGCCTACTCCATCTTCTTCGACGAGAAATTCTCCCTCCCCCTGGACCCTGCAGCCCTGGAGGAGAAAAGCCTGAGGTTTTCTGTGTTTGGTATCGATGAGGACGAGCGGAATGTCAGCACGGGGCTGGTGGAGCTGAAGCTCTCTGTACTTGACCTCCCACTGCAGCCCTTCAGTGGCTGGCTTTGCTTACAGGACCAGAACAAG GCCGCTGACGCTGTGGGCGAGATCCTGCTCTCCCTTAGCTACCTCCCTACGGCCGAGCGCCTCACCGTGGTCGTGGTGAAAGCCAAGAATCTCATCTGGACCAACGAGAAGACCACAGCGG ACCCCTTCGTCAAGGTGTACCTGCTGCAGGATGGGAGGAAGATGAGCAAAAAGAAGACAGCTGTGAAGAGGGATGACCCCAACCCAGTGTTCAACGAAGCCATGATCTTCTCGGTGCCAGCCATTGTGCTCCAG GACCTGTCTCTCCGTGTGACAGTGGCTGAGAGCAGCAGCGATGGCCGTGGGGACAACGTTGGCCATGTCATCATCGGGCCGTCAGCCAGCGGCATGGGTACTACGCATTGGAACCAGATGTTGGCCACGCTGCGCAGGCCCGTGTCTATGTGGCACCCCGTCCGGCGAAACTAG